The proteins below come from a single Methanothrix thermoacetophila PT genomic window:
- the ilvN gene encoding acetolactate synthase small subunit gives MKHTIAVIVENKPGVLTRISGLFSRRGFNIESLSVGATDNPAYSRMTISVEGDDVVLEQVVKQLSKLINVIRVSRLDPQESVERELAIIKVSANKDTRSEIMQIVSVFRARIIDVSPRSLIIEVTGDEKKVDALQQMLRQFGIKEMARTGKVSMVRGSKVVQAGP, from the coding sequence ATGAAGCACACCATCGCAGTCATCGTCGAGAACAAGCCCGGGGTCCTCACCAGGATCTCCGGGCTGTTCAGCAGGAGGGGCTTCAATATAGAGAGCCTCTCAGTTGGTGCCACTGACAATCCCGCCTACTCCAGGATGACGATCTCCGTCGAGGGCGATGATGTCGTTCTGGAGCAGGTTGTGAAGCAGCTCAGCAAGCTGATCAATGTCATAAGGGTGAGCAGGCTCGATCCTCAGGAATCGGTGGAGCGCGAGCTTGCGATCATAAAGGTCAGCGCGAACAAGGATACGCGATCGGAGATAATGCAGATAGTCTCCGTCTTCAGGGCCAGGATAATCGATGTCTCCCCGAGATCTCTCATTATAGAGGTCACGGGTGACGAGAAGAAGGTCGATGCGCTCCAGCAGATGCTCCGCCAGTTCGGAATCAAGGAGATGGCCAGGACAGGCAAGGTCTCCATGGTCAGAGGAAGCAAGGTGGTCCAGGCTGGACCTTAG
- the ilvC gene encoding ketol-acid reductoisomerase → MATIYRDKDADLRVLKDKTIAIIGYGNQGHAQGANLKDSGLDVIAADLKDSPAWKRAEKDGLRVMTVPEASKEADFIQILLPDELQPRIYREQIAPYLEEGNILGFSHGFNIHFNQIIPPEYVDVVMVAPKGPGDLVRRQFLEGKGVPCLVAVKQDYSKSAKRIALAYAKGIGGTRAGVLETTFAEETETDLFGEQVDLCGGVTAMIKAAFETMVQAGYQPEIAYFEACHELKLITDLIHEGGLMKMWNSVSNTAEYGGLTRGDRIINEQSREAMWEILEEIQSGKFAREWILESQAGLPVKKALEQQESEHLIEKVGAELRAMMPWLGEKK, encoded by the coding sequence TTGGCAACAATATATCGTGATAAGGATGCAGATCTGAGGGTGTTGAAGGACAAGACGATAGCCATAATAGGATATGGCAATCAGGGGCATGCGCAGGGAGCCAATCTAAAGGATTCCGGGCTCGATGTCATAGCCGCGGACCTGAAGGACTCGCCTGCGTGGAAGAGGGCTGAAAAAGATGGCCTCAGGGTCATGACCGTGCCCGAAGCCTCGAAGGAGGCGGATTTCATACAGATATTGCTCCCTGATGAGCTGCAGCCGAGGATCTACAGGGAGCAGATAGCTCCATACCTCGAGGAGGGGAACATACTGGGATTCTCGCATGGCTTCAACATACACTTCAACCAGATCATACCCCCTGAGTACGTGGATGTCGTGATGGTCGCGCCCAAGGGCCCGGGAGATCTCGTGCGCCGCCAGTTCCTGGAGGGCAAGGGAGTTCCGTGTCTCGTCGCTGTGAAGCAGGACTACTCCAAGAGCGCGAAGAGGATCGCGCTGGCGTATGCGAAGGGCATCGGCGGAACACGCGCCGGAGTTCTCGAGACCACATTTGCAGAGGAAACTGAGACAGACCTATTCGGAGAGCAGGTCGATCTCTGCGGCGGAGTTACAGCTATGATAAAGGCTGCATTCGAGACCATGGTGCAGGCAGGGTATCAACCTGAGATCGCATACTTCGAGGCATGCCATGAGCTCAAGCTGATCACGGATCTCATTCATGAAGGCGGCCTGATGAAGATGTGGAACTCGGTATCGAACACAGCAGAGTACGGAGGCCTCACCAGGGGTGACAGGATAATCAACGAGCAGTCCAGGGAGGCGATGTGGGAGATACTCGAGGAGATACAGTCCGGGAAGTTCGCCAGGGAGTGGATACTCGAGTCCCAGGCAGGACTGCCGGTCAAGAAAGCTCTGGAGCAGCAGGAGTCAGAGCATCTGATCGAGAAGGTCGGAGCAGAGCTCAGAGCGATGATGCCCTGGCTGGGCGAGAAGAAGTGA
- a CDS encoding PDGLE domain-containing protein, giving the protein MDRTIKMMIGALAVLIVLVPLGLLATGETFGEWGAEEVKEKLGYVPRGIESLGSLWSAPIPDYSFPGAETFTESALAYIASAIIGVVVCAGLLYIIGKKLTAGRSD; this is encoded by the coding sequence ATGGACAGAACCATAAAAATGATGATAGGAGCACTTGCGGTTCTCATAGTACTGGTGCCACTGGGGCTCCTCGCGACTGGCGAGACCTTCGGCGAGTGGGGCGCGGAGGAGGTCAAGGAGAAGCTCGGCTACGTCCCGCGTGGTATAGAATCACTGGGTTCTCTGTGGTCTGCGCCGATACCTGACTACTCCTTCCCAGGCGCTGAGACTTTCACAGAGTCCGCTCTGGCGTACATAGCATCCGCGATAATCGGCGTTGTGGTGTGTGCAGGGCTGCTCTACATAATCGGCAAAAAGCTCACTGCCGGGAGATCTGATTGA